The region GCTCGTCGGTGTAGCCGGGGCTGTCCGCCTTGGCGGGCCGGTAGCTGCTGTGGACCTGCTTCTCCGCCTCCCAGCCGGGCATCGGCTCCGCCGACCACGGCAGCGTGCGTGCGTAGGCCTCACACTCGGCGCGGGTCTGGTGGAGAGCGAGCTGGGCGTCGCGGAGGTCCTGGGGAAAGTCGTACTGAGACACACACTAATAATACGTGCGTTCGAATAGAGCGTTCAGCCACCGCGCCGAAACCGGGCCGCCGCATCACCCGACCGCCCTGCAACGAAGACGAAGCCGGGCACGACGCCCCGCTCAGGGCGTGTCGCCGGACCAGTCCCAGCGGATCCGCTCGCCAGGCCGCGGCTCATACAGAGCGCGGCCGTCGGCGCCGAACTGCCCGAGATCGGTCATCAGCGCGACGCCGGTCTGGATCTCGTCCGCTGTCCAGCCGGTGATGTCGAGCAGCAGCCCATCGAGCGGGCCGCCGACCAGTTCGGCGTAGTCGCGGTGCGGCAGCGGCCCCGGGTGGTCGTGGTCGGCGCCGTAGACCCGGCCGCGCAGCAACTCCTCATCCCTGTCCATGCGCACCAGCCTCCCAGCCACCACTGACAGCCGGGGCCTGGTACTTATGCCCGTTGTCCCGCCGCCGCCGAGGGCGAGGCTTGCCCAGGGTGACCTTGGGGCCGAGCATCGTCGGTGCGCGCCACGGCATCGGACGCGCGCCATCGGGTGCACTCAGTGGCCGGCCTCCCGGCCGCGGTGCGGTCCGGGCTCCGGCGGGCGGTGCGCCTGCTGGTCGTCCGGGCGCACCGGGCGCACCGCGTCGGCGTCGTCCTGTTCGTTGTAGCGGGTCGCGCGGGTGCGGGAGTCGTCGGCCGCCTTGGTGAACGCATCCTTGAGGTGGCGCAGCCGTTCGGCAGTGAGGCCGAGAGCTTCCATGTCAGTGCGGGACTCCCGTAGGGCCCGCAGCGCCGTCATGTCGATCGCCTCCCGGCGTCCGGTGCCCGGCTCCTGGTCGTCGTTCTCGGGATCGGCAGTCGCGGGCGCGAGCAGCTGCTCGGGCATCGCCGCCTGCTGGTGCCGGACGATGTCGTACGCCCGGCCCCGCACAGCGGCGGCGGTGATGGTGATGCGCAGCTCCTCCCGCACCACCGCACCAGCAAGGACGGCCCGGTCGTAGCGCAACGGGATGCGGGGGATCTCCCACTCCCCCGCGTCCTGCCCCAAGTGCTGGGGTGCGGCCGGCTCGCCGGGATCGGCCGGGGGTCGCCGGTCCAGGTCGGGCCCGGGAGTGGGTGGGCGGCGGCGGGCGGGGAGGTCGGACAGGGACCACCGGGCGGTGTAGAGGCGGTAGCCGGCCTCCAGGCCCCGTACGGTCTTCGGCTCGCTGATGTCCAGGCAGTGGGTGGAGATGGCGGCGGCCACGACCTGGTCGTCGAGGCCGGGGTCGCGGCGGCGGCCGCGCAGGACGAGGGCGAGGTGGCGTCGGGCTTCGGCGAGCAGGTGGCGGCGGTGGAAGCGGCCGCCGTCGTTCATCACGAACACCGTCGCGGCGACGTCGACGGCCGCCAGCGCTATGTCGACCACGGCGGCGACCCGGGACCGGATCGCCACAGCCGCGGCACGGGCGTACTCGAGAAGGGAGTTGATGACGTCGACGGCCACGTTGGAGGTGCGGATCGCGCTTTCCTTCCACTCCTTGCACAGCTGCGCGAGGGGCCGGGCCTTCGGTTTCGGCGGGCGCGTCATCTTCGCGGCGATCCCGTTCAGCTTGGCGCGGGTCCGCTCGGAGACCACGGGCAGGAACTTCGGCTCGCCGTCGTCGTCGACGGCGGTGACGTACTCGTGCTCCAGCTCTGCCAGGCATGCGGCGATCTGGTCGCTGCGCCGGGCGGTCCAGCGGATCAGCTCGTGCGGCACCCCGGCAATCTCCATGACCGGCCGGCGCCCCGGGGTGACGGTGCGCGGCTCGGTGGCCAGTCCCAGCTCTTCGCAGACCTCTGCGGCCACGAGCTCGTTGTAGAGCGCGGAGGCGGCGACGGTGTTCTCGTGCAGGGCCAGAGTGTGGATCGAACCCCACTTCCCGTCCAGGCGCTGCCCCTTCACGGACAGCAGCAGATGGTCATGGAGCAACGGCATACCCGATCTCGCCTCGTAGTGGCGGAAGCGGGCGGCGACCAGACCGCCGGGCGGCCGCACCCGGTAGATGCCGTCCTTGCCGTACCGGATCACCGCGACCTCGTCCTCGATCCACTCCAGCACCCGTACGATCGCGCGCTCGTGCGCGGCCTCGATCACCCGCCGGGTCTCCTCATCCCCCAGCGCCCACAACAGGTAGATCGTCGGCTGCGGCCGAAAGGCGAAGTCGACACCGGTGACCATCACCCGGCGTCCCAGGGCGCCGGCCTTGAACGCCTTCTTCGGGGATTCGCCCTTGGCGAGCCGGTCGGCCTCGATCCGGTCCGCGTCGGGATGGCGGCCCCGCTCGCCGAACAAGTTCCTCAGCTGCGCCTCGGTCACCTCCTCCCCCGGCGTCAGCCCTAGCGCGGCCAGGCCGCGGCCCATCCAACGCCCGACCGGGACACCGGCCTGCTCCTGGGCGGCGCGCAGCGGCGTGCGGGCCGGGCGGCGGCCGTCGCCGACGACTGTCTGGCGCAGGTAATAGCGATACATCTGACTGGCCCGGATGACCCTGATATCCACTGTCATGGAGACCACGTCACACGGCTCTGGCCTGCAAGGAAAGGCAGATCGGCGGGACGGCCCGCCAGGCGGGAGCAGCGGCCGAACTTTCTTCACCGGCGCCCGTCAGGCGGGAAGCAGCCCCGGGCCGGACAGCGAATGTCATCGCTCTCCGGCAGTCCCTACGTGCTCTCCGGCAGTCCCTACGTGCTCTCCGGCAGTCCCTACGTGCTCTCCGGCAGTCCCCACGTGCTCCGCCGTATCGCAGCGCGTCGACGGGTTCAACGGAAGACTGATGACTGAACTTCAGGAAGGCGTGCCATCAAGCTGCGGCCAGCGGCGAACTGCGTGGTGGTCCGTGCGCCGAGGACACCGGGCAGGGCGGGCCCGCTCGCAGCGGGGCTTCAACTGGACAGGGCAGAGGACGCACCGCCGAAACTCATTGTCGAATAGATGCAAGGCGTTGAGGTCGGCGGTGACGACGCACTCACCTGGGCGCCAGACGGCCAGGAGTTGGTCGCGGGCCCTGTCACGACGGCGCTCGGGCCCACAGCATCCTGGACCGGCCCAAGGCCGAAGGCCACCTTGCAGACTCGGGGCACCCGGGCTGCAAGGGCCACTCTCGTCACTCTGCCGGTTTACCGCGGTAAACCGGCACCTGAGTCAACGGGCTGCACGAGTGGTCGAATCATGAGCGTCCGGGTCAAACCCACCCACGTCTATCTGCAATGATGCCCACTGCCCGAAGTACCGGAACCTACGGGAAGCAAACGGAGCATCACATGCCAGCAAGCGTCTACGTCGTATCCATTGACCCCCAGGCATCCACTGTCTGGTGGGCGAACAGGATCACGGATCTGCCGTTCGACTTCTCCCAGGAGCACGACACTCCGGAGAACTTGGCGATCCTCAAGAACACGGGAGCGAAGGTCCATGTCATCGCCAACCAGAAGGGTGGCGTCGGTAAGACCACGACCACTCTGAACCTCGGAGCTGTCGTCGCTGATGTCCTCAGGGCCAGCAAGAGCGGCCTTCAGCACGTCTTCATCGACACTCCAGGCAGCCTTCAGGACGAGAACCTCCTGCTTGAGGCACTGAAGTACGCCCACGACGTAATAGTGCCCATGCCTCCTGAAGGCCTCGCCTTCGACCCCACCGCGCGGACCATCCAGAACGTAATCGTGCCCAGCGGGCTCCCTTTCAAGGTTGTGATCAACAATTGGGACCCGAGGGACGGGGTGGCCGACCTTGAAGACACCAAGGCATACATTGACGCCGAAGAGTGGCCCCGCACGGAGACAGTGATCCGTCGCTACAAGGTCCACACGCGAGCATCCGTCGAAGGCCGCGTGGTCACCCAGTACCCCAAGAATCGCGTGGCCATGGAAGCACGCGAGGACTTCTTCCGTCTGGCTCTGGAGCTCGGCTATGGCGGTGGGGCGTGATGGCTGCAGGACGACGCACGAGCCTCGCCTCGCTCGCTGGCCAGAAGGTCGACGAAGTACCCGGCAAGAGTGACCCGCTCCTCCTTACCCTCCCCTTGGAGAAGCTCGTACCGACGCGCTTCAACCCGCGTCGGAACTTCGGCACGGACAAGGAGCTCAAGGAGTTCGGGCTGAAGCTGAAGAAGCGCCAGCTCCAGCCCGCCGTGGTCGTTTCCCGCGCCGGGTACCTCAAGCTCTGGCCAGTGGAGGAAGAGCACGTCGGTGCCGCACCGTATGTGATCGCCAATGGCGAGCGTCGATACCGCGGTTCGCGCCTGGCCGGGCTGTCGACGCTCAACGTCGTACACAACGAAGACGTAGCCAAGACCCGGGCCGACTTCCTGGACGCAGTCCTCTCGGAGAACAACGACCGCGAGGATCTCGACCCGATCGAGCGAGCCATCGGCATCGAGATCATGGTGGCAGAGCTCGGGGGAGCCGACAGGGTCGCCGATCACTACGCCAAGACGAAGGGCTGGGTCAGCCAGCAGCGCAAGCTGCTCAAGCTGACGCCAGAGCTACAGATTCTGGTGAGCAGTGGCGAGATGCCTGTACGCGTCGCAAGAGACATCGCCGGGCTGCCGGCTGCGGAACAGGCACAAGCATGGTCCGACGAAGAGAATCGCCGCTTGGCAGCGCAGAGCATGCCCCGTGCACCAAGAGGGCGTCGGGCATCTCAACCGGTCAGCTCGAAGCCTGTTCCATCGACTCCAGTCACAGCGCCAGAGCTCGTTGAGCCCAAGAAGCGGTTTACCGCGGTAAACCAACACCCTGATGCTGACACTGAGGAATCGCACGATCGCACCCCAAGGCTCGCCGCTGGGCAAGATCGGTCTGTGCCTGAGCCTCGGTCGACGTTCTCGGATGATGGCCCGAGCGGGCCGCTCCTGCCGACGCTGGAGCCTGCCGCGCTGGCTGAGTTGGTCATTGATCAGCTGGCTCCGGCTGACCGGAAGAAGCTGACGACTCTACTGATCACATACAACAGCTCCCAGATCGCCAGGAGTCCGGAGAACCAAGCCCCGAAGGCCGAGAGCGGCTCCACTGCGCGAGAAACGACGGTCTGACTTCCGCACAACGCAAAAAGCGGCCCTCCGCCCAGGTGTACCTGGGCTTCAGTTCTAGCGGCAACGCCGTTCAGTTAGGCGCGGTGGCTGTTCGTCAAGGTTGGTGAACGAGGCAGCGGAGCTGCTGTAGAAGAGGTCTGTCCTCCAAGACATCCTCACCACAGGAGCTCCGCTGTTGGAACAGGCTGCCATAACCAGGACGGCGCGGGTAGCGGCCGGGGTGTTCGCGCCGGGGCATATCGGTGAGCTGACCCGGATCGTCCCGTTCGAGATGGTCGACGAGGTGCTGGCGGAGACCCGTGCGGTGCAGCGCAGGGTCCGGCTGGTGCCGGCGCGGGTCACGGTGTACCTCCTACTGGCCGCGGCCCTCTTCAGCGGGCTGGGCTACCAGCAGGTCTTCGACCGATTGTGTGCCGGGCTTTCGGGCCTGCCGCTGCTCCGGCCCAGCGGCAGCGCTCTTCGCCAGGCCCGCCAGCGGCTGGGGCCGGCACCGATGAAAGCGCTGTTCCATCTGGTGAGCGGCCCTGCGGCCACGACCGCTGCCGCCGGGCGCTGGCGGGGCCTGAGAATCGTCGCGGTCGACGGCACCCTGCTGCCGGTCCCGGACTGCCCGTCCAACCTCACGGTTTTCACCCGGCAGCGGCTCGGCAACGGGACCTCGGGCTACCCGCAACTGCGCCTGACCGCGCTGGTGGCCTGCGGAACCAGGTCGGTGATCGGGGCCGTGTTCGGTCCGGCCACGACCGGTGAGCTGGAGTACGCCCGCCGCCTGACGGTGGACCTTCGGGCCGGGATGCTGCTGCTGGGCGACCGGAACTTCTCCGCCGCCGCGCTGCTGAACCAGCTCGCCGCCACCGGCGCCGATCTACTGGTCCGCTGCAAGGCCAACCGGAAACTGCCAACAGTGGCCCGCTGCCGCGACGGCTCAGTACTGACCCGCATCGGAGCGCTGACCGTGCGGGTCATCGACGCCGAGATCACCATCCGCACCGCCCAGGGCACCCGCACCGGCCACTACCGGCTGCTGACCACCCTCACCGACCCTGCCACCCACCCGGCCGGTGAACTCGTCCGGCTCTACCACGAGCGCTGGGAGATCGAGACCGCCTACGCGGAACTGAAGTCCACGATCCTGGGCGGACGCGTCCTGCGGGCCCGCACCCCGGACGGCATCGAGCAGGAAGTCTGGGCCCTGCTGACCGCCTACCAGGCACTACGCACTGCGATGACCGACGCCACCGACAGCATCCCGGGCACCGACCCGGACCGGGCCGGCTTCACGACCGCGCTCGTCGCCGCCCGAGACCAGCTCGTCCTGGCCGCCGGCGTCATCACCGGCACCGACATCGACCTCGTCGGCACGATCGGCCGCCACATTCTGGCCCACCTCTTGCCCACCCGGCGGGTCCGCACCAAAGACCGCATCGTCAAACGCGCGATCTCCAAATACAACGCACGCGGACCCGCCATCGACCGCACCACCTACAAAGCCACCATCAGCATCACCATGCCCACGAGCCGCCCTTGACACCCCCAGCCCCGCCCTAACTGAACGGCGTTGGTTCTAGCGGTCGTTGCAACACTGCTCGCCTCAGGTGGTGAGTAGATCACGTAGACGCTCGGCTGGTGTATCCCAGCCGAGCGTCTTGCGTGGGCGGCCGTTGAGCTCCTGGGCGACGTGTTCGAGGTCCTCGGGACTGTGCAGGCTCAGGTCGGTGCCCTTGGGGACGTACTGGCGCAACAAGCCGTTGGTGTTCTCGTTCGAGCTGCGCTGCCAGGGCGAGGCGGGATCGCAGAAGTAGACCGGCATCCCGGTGGCCATGGTGAACTGCTTGTGCCGCGCCATCTCGGTCCCCTGGTCCCAGGTGAGAGAGCCCCGCAGGTGCGGGGGCAGGGTCTGGACGGTGCGGACCAGGCCGTCGCGGACGGCTGCGGCGTCGTGGGAGCTGGCGGGCAGGTGGACCAGCATGGTGTAGCGGGTGGTCCGCTCGACCAGGGTTGCGATGGCGGACCGGCCGTGCGCGCCGACGGCCTGGCGGCGGTCGTGGTCGTCCTTGATCCGGGCGGCCCCCTGGCCGTACGGATCGGCGGCGAGGCGCTGGACACCGATGTCGAACTGCGCCCGCTGCGCCGGTGTCATGTCCCGCCCGGGTGCAGCGCGGCGGCGGAGGAGGTTACTACCCCTCGAAGGGGCGATGAGGACCGGCAGGACCGGCCGCAGTAGATGCGCGGCTTCGTGCGTTGCTACCCCTCGAAGGGGCGATGAGGACTAGTGACCGGCCCTTCCAGGACGTACTGGGTGCCGTGTTGCTACCCGTCGAAGGGCCGATGAGGACCCGACCTCGCCCGGCAGTGGGCCGAAGAGTGGGCCGCGTTGCTACCCCTCGAAGGGGCGATGAGGACCTGGATGCGGTGGACCGGGAAGGTCTGGGCTACCACGTTGCTACCCCTCGAAGGGGCGATGAGGACCGGGTCGCTCTACAAGCTCACCACCAACGCGAAGAAGTTGCTACCCCTCGAAGGGGCGATGAGGACCTGCGCCGGACCCGCATGGGTCCCCACACACACCGCGTTGCTACCCCTCGAAGGGCGATGAGGACACCTCCGCAAGTGCGAGCCCGCCCCGAAATGGTTCGAGTTGCTACCCCTCGAAGGGGCGATGAGGACCGCTGCCGGACAGCGCGGATGCCTACTGGGGTGTGCTGTTGCTACCCCTCGAAGGGGCGATGAGGACCCGGCGCTCACGGGCACCGGGGCGGCCTTGCGCACATGTTGCTACCCCTCGAAGGGGCGATGAGGACCCGTCACCGCGTGTACCGATGCCGTGGCGATCGATATGTTGCTACCCCTCGAAGGGGCGATGAGGACCGGCTCCGATCGTGATCAGGTCCGGCTTCTCCGCCTGTTGCTACCCCTCGAAGGGGCGATGAGGACATACCTCTACCAGTGCAGCAAGTGCGGCGGCTGGACGTTGCTACCCCTCGAAGGGGCGATGAGGACCGCCTTGAGCAACGCGAGGGCGCGGCCCTTGTGGCGGGGTTGCTACCCCTCGAAGGGGCGATGAGGACCGCTCAGGCCCGGTTCGACGGCCGGGCCAGGTCTGAGTTGCTACCCCTCGAAGGGGCGATGAGGACGCCACCGCCCGATCATCCTCGGCCGGGACGTCGTGGAGTTGCTACCCCTCGAAGGGGCGATGAGGACGCCGCAGACGTCCTGCTGCTGCCGTGCGAGGCGGAGTAGTTGCTACCCATCGAAGGGGCGATGAGGACTCGCGGAGCTGGACGACCTGGACGGCGGCGCGTCGGTGTTGCTACCCCTCGAAGGGGCGATGAGGACTAGCCGCGGAGCCGGAGGTTCTGGGTGATCCCCTGCTTGTTGCTACCCCTCGAAGGGGCGATGAGGACACCGCGCCCTGCGCACCGGAAAGATCTACCCGGAGGGGTTGCTACCCCTCGAAGGGGCGATGAGGACGGGCGCCATCCCGGCGGCCGGTCCCTCTACGAGCCGTTGCTACCCCTCGAAGGGGCGATGAGGACGACATGCGGGACGGCGAGATCGTCTCCTCCATGCTGTTGCTACCCCTCGAAGGGGCGATGAGGACGCGCGCGGCGCGCGCGTTGTAGGCGAGGACGGCATAGTGTTGCTACCCCTCGAAGGGGCGATGAGGACGACCCCGATCATGGCACTCCGCAAGAGCATCAGCATGTTGCTACCCCTCGAAGGGGCGATGAGGACATCAAGGTCCCCCGAGCAGCAACGGTGAGTGCTACCCGTTGCTACCCCTCGAAGGGGCGATGAGGACCGTCGACCCCGGCCGCCATCGCCGCGTACG is a window of Streptomyces sp. NBC_00654 DNA encoding:
- the mobF gene encoding MobF family relaxase, with protein sequence MTVDIRVIRASQMYRYYLRQTVVGDGRRPARTPLRAAQEQAGVPVGRWMGRGLAALGLTPGEEVTEAQLRNLFGERGRHPDADRIEADRLAKGESPKKAFKAGALGRRVMVTGVDFAFRPQPTIYLLWALGDEETRRVIEAAHERAIVRVLEWIEDEVAVIRYGKDGIYRVRPPGGLVAARFRHYEARSGMPLLHDHLLLSVKGQRLDGKWGSIHTLALHENTVAASALYNELVAAEVCEELGLATEPRTVTPGRRPVMEIAGVPHELIRWTARRSDQIAACLAELEHEYVTAVDDDGEPKFLPVVSERTRAKLNGIAAKMTRPPKPKARPLAQLCKEWKESAIRTSNVAVDVINSLLEYARAAAVAIRSRVAAVVDIALAAVDVAATVFVMNDGGRFHRRHLLAEARRHLALVLRGRRRDPGLDDQVVAAAISTHCLDISEPKTVRGLEAGYRLYTARWSLSDLPARRRPPTPGPDLDRRPPADPGEPAAPQHLGQDAGEWEIPRIPLRYDRAVLAGAVVREELRITITAAAVRGRAYDIVRHQQAAMPEQLLAPATADPENDDQEPGTGRREAIDMTALRALRESRTDMEALGLTAERLRHLKDAFTKAADDSRTRATRYNEQDDADAVRPVRPDDQQAHRPPEPGPHRGREAGH
- a CDS encoding ParA family protein, with protein sequence MPASVYVVSIDPQASTVWWANRITDLPFDFSQEHDTPENLAILKNTGAKVHVIANQKGGVGKTTTTLNLGAVVADVLRASKSGLQHVFIDTPGSLQDENLLLEALKYAHDVIVPMPPEGLAFDPTARTIQNVIVPSGLPFKVVINNWDPRDGVADLEDTKAYIDAEEWPRTETVIRRYKVHTRASVEGRVVTQYPKNRVAMEAREDFFRLALELGYGGGA
- a CDS encoding ParB N-terminal domain-containing protein, which encodes MEKLVPTRFNPRRNFGTDKELKEFGLKLKKRQLQPAVVVSRAGYLKLWPVEEEHVGAAPYVIANGERRYRGSRLAGLSTLNVVHNEDVAKTRADFLDAVLSENNDREDLDPIERAIGIEIMVAELGGADRVADHYAKTKGWVSQQRKLLKLTPELQILVSSGEMPVRVARDIAGLPAAEQAQAWSDEENRRLAAQSMPRAPRGRRASQPVSSKPVPSTPVTAPELVEPKKRFTAVNQHPDADTEESHDRTPRLAAGQDRSVPEPRSTFSDDGPSGPLLPTLEPAALAELVIDQLAPADRKKLTTLLITYNSSQIARSPENQAPKAESGSTARETTV
- a CDS encoding IS4 family transposase — encoded protein: MEQAAITRTARVAAGVFAPGHIGELTRIVPFEMVDEVLAETRAVQRRVRLVPARVTVYLLLAAALFSGLGYQQVFDRLCAGLSGLPLLRPSGSALRQARQRLGPAPMKALFHLVSGPAATTAAAGRWRGLRIVAVDGTLLPVPDCPSNLTVFTRQRLGNGTSGYPQLRLTALVACGTRSVIGAVFGPATTGELEYARRLTVDLRAGMLLLGDRNFSAAALLNQLAATGADLLVRCKANRKLPTVARCRDGSVLTRIGALTVRVIDAEITIRTAQGTRTGHYRLLTTLTDPATHPAGELVRLYHERWEIETAYAELKSTILGGRVLRARTPDGIEQEVWALLTAYQALRTAMTDATDSIPGTDPDRAGFTTALVAARDQLVLAAGVITGTDIDLVGTIGRHILAHLLPTRRVRTKDRIVKRAISKYNARGPAIDRTTYKATISITMPTSRP